The DNA window TGTTGTCTTTTTAAAAGAAACTCGCCGAACTCAGGTTATTTTACAAGGATAGGAGGTTTTCTTCCCGCCTCCTGCTTTACCCCGCTACGTGGGGAAAAGAAAAAAGAGGCAATCGCTTCAGCGATTGCACTCCGCCTTAATCTTTGCTTGTGCTAAACAAGTCTTAAAGCATTTGCCTGAATCAGAATTTTCAGGATTAGCAGGATTTAAAAGTGTTATTCGTGTTAGCTTTTGGTTTGAGGGTTTTAAATCTTGTTAATCCTGATTTAGACAGTTTTTTAATCTTACGGAAAAAAATAATTTATCCAATTAAAATAGCTGAAACTATTTTACACCTAAAAATACAGCAATCCTCTATAACCATCTGTTTTAATTTTTTAATTTCGCATAACTGAGATTAGAATAACCTTCATAAAGTAAAACAAACCAATAGTTATGTTTTTAAAATTTGACTCATTTATGCCTAGAATAAGCACTCCACAATTATTCTTAATTTATTACGTCAGCACTATTTATGAGCAAATCTATTGAAAAAAAAGCGACTTCTCAACAAGTCCGTGTTCGTTATGAGCAAACAACTGCTATTTATGCATCTCAATTTGTATTGAGTGTGGCAGGGGAAGAGGTGATTATTAATTTTTCTTCGGGCAGTTTGCCTGACCCTGTAACAGGGGAAGCGCATTTGCCCGTACATACTCGTATCGCGTTATCACCGGAGGGCGCGAAACGCTTGGTTAATTTGCTAAATCAAGCTTTAGCCAGCAATAACAATAGTGAAACGGGTTCTAGCGGAGCCGCTCGCCTACCGACTTTAAATAGCTAATTTTATGCAAGTATCTCCCGTTGACTTATTAACCCTACATACGCAATTACAGCAATTACGCGATAAGCAGAACGAGCGCGAAGCGTGGTTGCTGGAGTTGTTACAGTTATTATTAGGTTTAACCAATGCCGCTGGGGCAGCTTATGCCTTGCCTGATAAAACAACGGGACTATTAGTGCTTGCACCGCGCATTTTGTCGCGTCAAGCCTTAAGCTGGCGGGCGGATTTAGAAAACTTATTATTGCAAGAGATGCAACAGGCTTGTGAGCAAAACCGCGTCCGCTTAACGCAGTTAGACCAACATCGGCAAATTTGGTTAATCGCTGCTCCCGTACCACAAGCGCAGAAGCAGGAAGCGATTTCCCTCGTGTTGTTATTGGGCGGTTATCAGTCTTTAGAAACGTTTGTAACGATTTTACAGTTAGTCGCAGGTTATGCAGGTATTGATCAGTTACAATCCCGCTCGCAACAACAAATTCTACAGTTATTCATAGAGTTGTTACATGTTGGACAGGTCACACAAGCCCAACAGCATTTATTAACGCGCTTACAGCATTTATGCAATTGTCAGCGGGTTATTTTAGGGTATCGCCAAGGACATCATTGTCGAATTCAAGCGATGTCAGAAATCGCCGAATTACCCAAACAAGTCGATTTAGGCTATGCCTTAGAATCCTTAATGGATGAAACCGCAGAGAAGCGACAAGCCATTATTGCCACAACAGGCGATGCCCATCGAATTTCCCCCCATGCGCAAAAAATTCTGGGTTTAACCGCAACGCAACAAGTGTGGAGTTTACCGCTAGCGCATCATCAAAAATTGCCAGTGCAATATGTCTTAGTCCTTTTGTGGGCAAGTCCGCCAGATCCAACGGTTACACCATTATTAATGCAGTTAAGTCACACATTAGGCATTGCTTTAACGACCTTACGGCGGATTAAACAACGGCGATGGCACGCGACGCTTAACACGTTAAAACGGCGGTTTTTCTGGGGCTTGGGGATAGCCGTGTTGTTATTTGTGCCGTTATGGATTCCTGTCACCCATTCTATTGCGGGAAAAGTGACGTTACAGCCCGATACCCGTCGTTTTATAACCGCGCCTTTTGCGGGAATTTTAAAAGCAACGCATCATGAAGCGGGCGACGTGGTGAAAGCGGGCGATGTATTAGCGCAATTAGATGAACGCGAAATTCAATTAGAATTAACCAGCTTAACCGCTGAACGGAATCGTTTAGCAAAACAAAAAGATGCCAGTGCCGCCGCTAAAGATACTGTTGCGACACAATTAGCACAATTGGAAAAAGAACGCGCAGAATCGCAAATTGCCCTTTTAGAATATCGAATTGCCAATTTAGACATTAAAAGCCCGATTGATGGTTTAGTAGTCAGCGGTGATTTACAACGGGTACAAGGCAGCCCCGTCGATAAAGGACAAAGCTTATTTGAAGTCGCGCCTTTAGAAACTATGCGCGTCGAGTTGGCTATTCCTGCGGAAGATATTGCCTATATTCGTCCTGACATGCCTTTAAGCATAGAATTAGATGCTTACCCGCAACAACAGTGGCAATTAAACGTGCAACGCATTCAACCGCGTGCGACTGTCCGCGATAGTGAAGCCGTGTTTATTGTTGAAACGACTTTAACCAATACGGACAATAAATTAAGAGCAGGTATGAAAGGCGATGGCAAAATTGCAGCAGATGCACAACCTTTGGGATGGGTGTTATTTCATAAAGTCTGGGAAAAGGTTTTACGATGGCTATATTAATCGATACATCGCCCGCTACAGCAGAAACGCCCGCCTCTGTTAGCAATGCTCAAGCCGCGCCGCAGGCAATGAATTTAAAATTACGTCTGCGTGATGACTTAAGTTTTACCTTTCAAAGCTATGGCGAACGTCCCTGCTATCTGATTGAAGACAGTTTATATGGAAACTACTTTCAAATTGGTGTTGTCGAATACGCTTTTATTCAACAACTAGATGGCGAACAAAGCGTCGAACAAGCGGTGCAAGTCGCGCCCGAATTAGAGAGCCAACAAATTCAACAGATTTGTTACTGG is part of the Beggiatoa alba B18LD genome and encodes:
- a CDS encoding DUF3467 domain-containing protein, encoding MSKSIEKKATSQQVRVRYEQTTAIYASQFVLSVAGEEVIINFSSGSLPDPVTGEAHLPVHTRIALSPEGAKRLVNLLNQALASNNNSETGSSGAARLPTLNS
- a CDS encoding efflux RND transporter periplasmic adaptor subunit — translated: MQVSPVDLLTLHTQLQQLRDKQNEREAWLLELLQLLLGLTNAAGAAYALPDKTTGLLVLAPRILSRQALSWRADLENLLLQEMQQACEQNRVRLTQLDQHRQIWLIAAPVPQAQKQEAISLVLLLGGYQSLETFVTILQLVAGYAGIDQLQSRSQQQILQLFIELLHVGQVTQAQQHLLTRLQHLCNCQRVILGYRQGHHCRIQAMSEIAELPKQVDLGYALESLMDETAEKRQAIIATTGDAHRISPHAQKILGLTATQQVWSLPLAHHQKLPVQYVLVLLWASPPDPTVTPLLMQLSHTLGIALTTLRRIKQRRWHATLNTLKRRFFWGLGIAVLLFVPLWIPVTHSIAGKVTLQPDTRRFITAPFAGILKATHHEAGDVVKAGDVLAQLDEREIQLELTSLTAERNRLAKQKDASAAAKDTVATQLAQLEKERAESQIALLEYRIANLDIKSPIDGLVVSGDLQRVQGSPVDKGQSLFEVAPLETMRVELAIPAEDIAYIRPDMPLSIELDAYPQQQWQLNVQRIQPRATVRDSEAVFIVETTLTNTDNKLRAGMKGDGKIAADAQPLGWVLFHKVWEKVLRWLY